In Candidatus Omnitrophota bacterium, one DNA window encodes the following:
- a CDS encoding aspartate kinase, translating into MHKKLIVQKFGGSSVANVERIQNVAKRVVSYKKKGHDLVVVVSALGDTTDELIELAAKINTEPSEREMDMLLSTGEQISVALLAMAIHKLGVEAISFTGSQVGIITDTSHTRARIKKINGDKIKEEIKKGKVVIVAGFQGVTLGQDITTLGRGGSDLTAVALAKELHADECEIYTDVDGIYTTDPRIEPKAKKIESITYDEMLEMASLGAQVMQARSIEVAKKFDVPIHVRSSFSHNSGTLIIKEVKRMEDVLVSAVTLNKTEAKITICDVPDKPGAAAKIFKELADNGVSVDMIVQNVSHLRQTDISFTINKADSAKTLKIAKRLASEIGAGDVLQDEDIARISIV; encoded by the coding sequence ATGCATAAGAAATTGATTGTCCAAAAATTTGGCGGTTCATCAGTTGCGAATGTTGAGAGGATTCAAAATGTTGCAAAAAGAGTGGTTAGTTATAAAAAGAAGGGCCATGATTTAGTAGTGGTTGTGTCTGCGTTGGGAGATACTACCGATGAATTGATTGAACTAGCGGCGAAAATTAACACAGAGCCAAGTGAGCGTGAGATGGATATGCTGCTTTCAACCGGCGAGCAGATTTCTGTTGCTCTTTTGGCAATGGCAATCCATAAGTTGGGAGTTGAGGCGATTTCTTTTACCGGCTCTCAGGTCGGGATTATTACTGATACAAGCCACACACGCGCGAGGATTAAAAAAATAAACGGGGATAAAATTAAAGAAGAGATAAAAAAAGGTAAAGTTGTCATTGTTGCGGGTTTTCAGGGAGTAACTCTTGGACAGGATATTACGACACTTGGCCGGGGCGGTTCAGATTTGACTGCCGTTGCTCTTGCTAAAGAATTGCACGCTGATGAATGTGAAATTTATACTGATGTGGATGGAATCTATACTACAGACCCAAGGATTGAGCCTAAGGCAAAGAAGATAGAGTCCATTACATATGATGAAATGCTTGAAATGGCGTCATTAGGCGCACAGGTAATGCAGGCGCGTTCAATTGAGGTTGCAAAGAAATTTGATGTTCCTATACATGTTAGATCATCATTTTCCCATAATTCCGGGACGTTGATTATTAAGGAGGTTAAAAGAATGGAAGATGTTTTGGTTTCTGCTGTAACATTAAATAAAACTGAAGCAAAGATTACTATCTGTGATGTTCCCGATAAACCCGGGGCTGCTGCAAAAATATTTAAAGAACTAGCTGACAATGGGGTTAGTGTTGATATGATCGTCCAGAATGTAAGCCACCTTCGCCAGACAGACATTTCTTTTACTATAAATAAAGCTGATAGCGCTAAAACTCTTAAGATTGCAAAAAGGCTTGCTTCCGAGATCGGGGCAGGAGATGTTTTGCAGGATGAAGATATCGCAAGGATTTCCATTGT